From a region of the Impatiens glandulifera chromosome 4, dImpGla2.1, whole genome shotgun sequence genome:
- the LOC124935639 gene encoding probable LRR receptor-like serine/threonine-protein kinase At3g47570, which yields MVFSLCNEGFFMFMFLLLLLPYSLSVSETLPPLLGQGNETDRLALLDFKNRITSDPLNKMMDSWNESIHFCNWFGVTCSPSSGRVITLSLSSLSLVGTITPSLGNLSFLTEVDLGDNSFSGEIPQEIGRLQRLQSLNLSNNYLGGNIPTNLTSCRELKVLDLIYNGLVGEIPNELSPLSKLLLLYLANNKLTGKIPTWIGNFSSLRSISLPRNNFQGGIPQELGKLSKLQFLQLSANELVGTIPPSIYNISTIYIFSVTQNQLHGELPQDVGLKFPNLQLFLGGYNSFTGQIPPSLQNSSALQELDFTDNFLNGTIPTGLGRLQNLNRFNFENNRLGNGKAGDLEFLASLANCSALQALGLKGNLFGGSLPSFITNLSTNMRYLTLGSNLLSGTLPDGIGNLFNLNGLGLESNRFNGTVPHDLGKLQNLEGLYLDDNRFSNLIPSSLGNLTALIILYMDRNMLQGNIPPSLGNCTKLLELTLSRNSLGGSIPKEIMGLSSLSISLSLANNQLTGSIPFEVGKLINLKELHISDSSIYQRLERFSSVRYFPQFLEEIRRLEILDVSYNDLQGEVPTGGIFKNASQITLLGNEHLCGGISNLLLPACPPKTADSSRKNTTRRTVIIVVIVIVLFALLSSAIIFCIWKRTKKTPLTTSSENELAKVRFISYQDLLRSTDGFSTSNLIGSGSFGSVYKGSLPNDGTVVAVKVLNLQQQGATKTFIDECKALKCIKHRNLLDLLTVCSSVDHQGNEFKALVYEFMINGNLDQWLHPEDQNKKLNMKHRLDIAMDVAHALEYLHYHCETPIVHHDLKPSNVLLDQDMTAHVGDFGLASFVLEASNGQSISEGLKGSIGYIAPECGLRVQVSTFEDVYSYGILLLEMFTGKRPTDDMFKDGLDIHSFVAMALPENVMNLIDPSLLLEEAEEEEEETYIDNRIERVLQERAMASRFQNRANNTHLMEESLIAVMSIGVSCSNSLPSQRMAMDVVTKKLRAIRDSFNKL from the exons ATGGTTTTTTCTCTCTGCAATGAAGGTTTCTTCATGtttatgtttcttcttcttcttcttccttactCCCTTTCAGTTTCTGAAACATTACCACCATTGCTTGGCCAAGGAAATGAGACAGATCGGCTTGCTCTTCTTGACTTCAAGAATAGAATCACTTCAGACCCTCTGAATAAGATGATGGATTCATGGAATGAATCCATTCATTTCTGCAATTGGTTTGGTGTCACTTGCAGCCCATCCAGCGGGAGGGTCATTACCCTGAGTTTGTCTTCTCTGAGTCTGGTTGGCACCATCACTCCATCATTGGGCAACCTCTCCTTCCTAACCGAAGTCGATCTAGGGGACAACAGCTTCAGTGGCGAAATCCCACAAGAAATTGGCCGCCTACAAAGGCTACAGTctcttaatttatcaaataattatctTGGAGGGAATATCCCAACCAACTTAACTAGCTGCAGGGAGCTCAAGGTCCTTGACTTAATCTATAATGGACTTGTTGGTGAGATACCAAATGAGTTGAGCCCACTCTCAAAGCTTCTGCTTTTATATCTTGCAAATAATAAGCTAACAGGGAAAATTCCAACTTGGATTGGGAATTTTTCATCTCTACGTAGCATCTCGCTACCCCGGAATAATTTCCAAGGAGGCATACCACAAGAGCTTGGGAAACTCTCCAAGTTACAGTTTTTACAATTATCTGCTAATGAGTTGGTAGGCACGATTCCACCCTCTATTTACAATATTTCCACCATATACATTTTCTCTGTTACACAGAACCAGCTACATGGAGAGCTTCCTCAAGATGTCGGCCTCAAGTTTCCAAATCTTCAACTTTTTCTTGGGGGTTACAACAGCTTCACGGGGCAGATCCCTCCTTCATTGCAAAATTCATCGGCTCTTCAGGAACTTGATTTTACTGACAATTTTCTTAATGGGACTATACCAACAGGTTTAGGAAGATTGCAGAATTTGAATAGGTTCAACTTTGAGAATAACAGGCTTGGAAACGGCAAAGCTGGCGATCTAGAGTTTTTGGCTTCCTTGGCCAACTGTTCAGCCTTGCAAGCTCTTGGTTTGAAAGGGAACTTGTTTGGAGGATCTTTGCCTAGCTTCATAACCAATCTCTCAACCAATATGCGATATCTTACACTGGGTTCAAACCTATTAAGTGGGACATTGCCTGATGGAATAGGAAACCTATTTAACTTAAACGGTCTTGGCTTAGAATCTAACAGATTTAATGGAACAGTGCCACATGACTTGGGGAAACTTCAAAACTTAGAGGGTTTGTATTTGGACGACAATAGATTTTCCAACTTGATTCCATCCTCTCTTGGGAACCTAACAGCACTAATCATATTGTATATGGATCGTAATATGCTACAAGGAAACATACCTCCAAGCCTAGGAAACTGTACTAAGTTGCTGGAATTAACCTTGAGTAGAAATAGTCTTGGTGGAAGCATACCAAAAGAAATCATGGGTTTATCTTCATTGTCGATTTCTTTATCATTAGCCAACAATCAGTTAACTGGGTCTATACCCTTTGAAGTGGGCAAGTTGATAAACCTAAAGGAGCTTCACATTTCAG ATTCCTCCATCTATCAAAGACTTGAAAGGTTTAGTTCAGTTAGATATTTCCCACAATTTCTTGAAGAAATAAGGAGACTAGAGATTCTTGATGTCTCTTATAATGATCTACAGGGTGAAGTCCCAACTGGAGGAATATTTAAGAATGCCAGCCAAATTACTCTACTTGGAAATGAGCATCTCTGTGGTGGAATCTCAAACTTACTCTTGCCTGCTTGTCCTCCTAAGACGGCTGATTCCTCGAGGAAAAATACCACACGCAGGACGGTAATTATTGTAGTTATCGTTATAGTTTTGTTTGCCTTGTTGTCTTCTGCGATTATATTTTGCATATGGAAGAGAACTAAGAAAACCCCTTTAACTACCTCCTCTGAGAATGAACTGGCGAAGGTGCGTTTTATTTCTTACCAAGACCTTCTAAGATCTACAGACGGGTTCTCTACCAGTAACTTAATTGGTTCGGGTAGTTTCGGTTCTGTGTACAAAGGATCCTTACCAAATGATGGAACTGTTGTAGCCGTTAAAGTACTAAACTTGCAACAACAAGGAGCTACAAAGACCTTCATTGATGAATGCAAAGCTTTAAAATGCATTAAGCATCGCAATCTACTGGATCTATTAACAGTTTGTTCCAGTGTGGATCATCAAGGTAATGAGTTCAAGGCTCTAGTTTATGAGTTCATGATTAATGGGAACCTAGACCAATGGCTGCACCCTGAAGACCAAAATAAGAAACTGAACATGAAACATAGACTAGACATAGCGATGGATGTAGCCCATGCCCTTGAATATCTTCATTATCATTGTGAGACGCCCATAGTTCATCATGATTTGAAACCTAGCAACGTATTGCTAGACCAAGACATGACGGCTCATGTTGGTGACTTCGGATTGGCTAGCTTTGTCTTGGAAGCATCTAATGGCCAGAGCATTTCAGAGGGCTTGAAGGGTTCAATTGGGTATATTGCTCCAG AATGTGGGTTGAGAGTACAAGTTTCAACATTTGAAGATGTTTACAGTTACGGGATACTCTTGTTGGAAATGTTTACTGGAAAGAGACCGACTGACGACATGTTCAAGGATGGACTCGACATTCACAGCTTTGTGGCCATGGCATTGCCTGAGAACGTGATGAACTTAATTGATCCATCTTTACTACTAGAAGAGgcagaggaggaggaggaagagacTTACATCGATAATAGAATTGAAAGGGTCTTACAAGAGAGGGCCATGGCCAGTAGGTTTCAGAACAGAGCTAATAATACTCATTTGATGGAAGAAAGCTTGATAGCAGTGATGAGTATTGGAGTTTCATGTTCAAATTCATTACCGAGTCAAAGGATGGCTATGGATGTTGTCACAAAGAAACTGCGTGCTATCAGAGATTCATTTAATAAGCTTTGA
- the LOC124935640 gene encoding putative receptor-like protein kinase At3g47110, giving the protein MVFSLFNEGFFMFLFLLLLPYSLSVTATPFPGQGNETDRLALLDLKNQITSDPLNKIMDSSWNQSFHFCSWFGVTCSPSSGRVITLNLSSLSLVGTITPSLGNLTFLTQVNLGDNSFSGEIPQQIGRLQRLQSLNLSHNYLGGNIPTNLTTCRELKILDLGFNELVGEIPNELSPLSKLLVIYLAENNLKGKIPTWIGNFSSLRSLSLAMNNFQGGIPQELGKLSKLKFFQLSVNELVGTIPSTIYNISTIYYFSVTQNQLHGELPQDVGLKFPNLQDFFGAVNSFTGQIPPSLQNSSALQSLDFSVNLISGTIPTGLGRLQNLYRLNFEYNKLGNGKAGDLEFLASLANCSALQALGLKWNLFGGSLPSFITNLSTNMRLLTLGSNQLSGTLPDGIGNLFNLNALGLESNRFNGTIPNDLGKLQNIVGLYLNNNRFSTLIPSSFGNLTALTGLFMEGNMLEGNIPPSLGNCTKLLELTLSRNSLGGSIPKEIMGLSSLSISLSLANNQLTGSIPFEVGKLINLKELHVSGNNVSGNNLSGEIPSSLGGCISLETLLMDNNLFEGKIPPSIKDLKGLVQLDLSHNNLSGEIPRFLAEIRGLEILDLSYNDLQGEVPTEGIFKNASQITLLGNEHLCGGISNLLLPACPPKMADSSRKNATRRTIIIVVIVIVLFALLSSAIIFCIWKRTKKTPITTSSENELAKVRFISYQDLLRSTDGFSTSNLIGSGSFGSVYKGSLPNDGTVVAVKVLNLQQQGATKTFIDECKALKGIKHRNLLELLTVCSSVDYQGNDFKALVYEFMINGNLDQWLHPEDQNKRLNMKHRLDIAMDVAHSLEYLHYHCETPIVHRDLKPSNVLLDQDMTAHVGDFG; this is encoded by the coding sequence ATGGTTTTTTCTCTCTTCAATGAAGGTTTCTTCATgtttctatttcttcttcttcttccttactCCCTCTCAGTTACTGCCACACCATTCCCTGGCCAAGGAAATGAGACAGATCGGCTTGCTCTTCTTGACTTGAAGAATCAAATCACGTCAGACCCTCTTAATAAGATCATGGATTCATCATGGAATCAATCATTTCATTTCTGCAGTTGGTTTGGTGTCACTTGCAGCCCATCCAGCGGGAGGGTCATTACCCTGAATTTGTCTTCTCTGAGTCTGGTTGGCACCATCACTCCATCCTTGGGCAACCTCACCTTCCTAACCCAAGTCAATCTCGGGGACAACAGCTTCAGTGGCGAAATCCCACAACAAATTGGCCGCCTACAAAGGCTACAGTCTCTTAACTTATCGCATAATTATCTTGGAGGGAATATCCCAACCAACTTAACTACCTGCAGAGAGCTCAAGATCCTTGATTTAGGATTCAATGAACTTGTTGGTGAGATACCAAATGAGCTGAGCCCACTCTCAAAGCTTTTGGTAATATATCTTGCAGAAAATAATCTAAAAGGGAAAATCCCAACTTGGATTGGGAATTTTTCATCTCTACGTAGCCTCTCGCTAGCCATGAATAATTTCCAAGGAGGCATACCACAAGAGCTTGGGAAACTCTCCAAGTTAAAGTTTTTTCAATTATCTGTTAATGAGTTGGTAGGCACGATTCCATCcactatttataatatttccACCATATATTATTTCTCTGTTACTCAGAATCAGCTACATGGAGAGCTTCCTCAAGATGTCGGCCTCAAGTTTCCAAATCTTCAAGATTTTTTTGGGGCTGTCAACAGCTTCACAGGGCAGATCCCTCCTTCATTGCAAAATTCATCGGCTCTTCAGTCACTTGATTTTTCTGTAAATCTTATTAGTGGGACTATACCAACTGGTTTAGGAAGATTGCAGAATTTGTATAGGCTCAActttgaatacaacaaacttGGAAACGGCAAAGCTGGCGATCTAGAGTTTTTGGCTTCCTTGGCCAACTGTTCAGCCTTGCAAGCTCTTGGTTTGAAATGGAACTTGTTTGGAGGATCTTTGCCTAGCTTCATAACCAATCTCTCAACCAATATGCGATTGCTTACACTGGGTTCAAACCAATTAAGTGGGACATTGCCTGATGGAATAGGAAACCTATTTAACTTAAACGCTCTTGGTTTAGAATCTAACAGATTTAATGGAACAATCCCAAATGACTTGGGGAAACTTCAAAACATAGTGGGTTTGTATTTGAACAACAATAGATTTTCTACTTTGATTCCATCCTCTTTTGGGAACCTGACAGCACTAACCGGGTTGTTTATGGAGGGTAATATGCTAGAAGGAAACATACCTCCAAGCCTAGGAAACTGTACTAAGTTGCTGGAATTAACCTTGAGTAGAAATAGTCTTGGTGGAAGCATACCCAAAGAAATCATGGGTTTATCTTCATTGTCGATTTCTTTATCATTAGCCAACAATCAGTTAACTGGGTCTATACCCTTTGAAGTGGGAAAGTTGATAAACCTAAAGGAGCTTCATGTTTCAGGTAATAATGTTTCAGGTAATAACTTATCAGGTGAAATTCCTAGCAGCCTAGGAGGCTGTATTAGCTTGGAGACGTTATTGATGGATAATAATCTATTTGAAGGAAAGATTCCTCCATCTATCAAAGACTTGAAAGGTTTAGTTCAGTTAGATCTTTCCCACAATAACCTATCTGGAGAGATCCCACGGTTTCTTGCAGAAATAAGGGGACTAGAGATTCTTGATCTCTCTTATAATGATCTGCAGGGTGAAGTCCCAACTGAAGGAATATTTAAGAATGCCAGCCAAATTACTCTACTTGGAAATGAGCATCTCTGTGGTGGAATCTCAAACTTACTTTTGCCTGCTTGTCCTCCTAAGATGGCTGATTCCTCGAGGAAAAATGCCACACGCAGGACGATAATTATTGTAGTTATCGTTATAGTTTTGTTTGCCTTGTTGTCTTCTGCGATTATATTTTGCATATGGAAGAGAACTAAGAAAACCCCCATAACTACCTCCTCTGAGAATGAACTGGCGAAGGTGCGTTTTATTTCTTACCAAGACCTTCTAAGATCTACAGACGGGTTCTCTACCAGTAACTTAATTGGTTCGGGTAGTTTCGGTTCTGTGTACAAAGGATCCTTACCAAATGATGGAACTGTTGTAGCCGTTAAAGTACTAAACTTGCAACAACAAGGAGCTACAAAGACCTTCATTGATGAATGCAAAGCTTTAAAAGGTATTAAGCATCGCAATCTACTGGAACTATTAACCGTTTGTTCCAGTGTGGATTATCAAGGTAATGACTTCAAGGCTCTAGTTTATGAGTTCATGATTAATGGAAACCTAGACCAATGGCTGCACCCTGAAGACCAAAATAAGAGACTGAACATGAAACATAGACTAGACATAGCGATGGATGTAGCCCACTCCCTTGAATATCTTCATTATCATTGTGAGACGCCCATAGTTCATCGTGATTTGAAACCTAGCAACGTATTGCTAGACCAAGACATGACGGCTCATGTTGGTGACTTCGGATAG